The following proteins are encoded in a genomic region of Myxococcaceae bacterium JPH2:
- a CDS encoding fatty acyl-AMP ligase produces the protein MKGPALPEPRFPTVNAALAAAARTSLGLTFVDSAERESRVSWAEVYRRARRVAAGLGRLGVKEGERVALLLPTSLAFMDAYFGSLLAGAVPVPLYPPVRLGRLEEYHRATSRMLQVTGACLVLTDSRVRLLLGPSVEKARPRSGCLTVDEVLRGEDEREVAVRPESLGLVQFSSGSTVDPKPVALTQHALMAQVAALELAMPLPPGTPPVGVSWLPLYHDMGLIGCLLSALYYPGNLVLLPPEVFLARPALWLRALSRHRGFISPAPNFAYGLCLKRVKDAEMEGMDLSGWRHALNGAEPVSADTLRRFAERFERWGFSARSMRPVYGLSEASLAVTFPPEGRGPRVLNVDPGVLAREGRVEAGARGLVSVGSPVAGFEVEIRDGDGGVLPDGRAGRVFARGPSVMAGYFEDAAATARTLTADGWLDTGDLGFLEDGELYLTGRAKDVVIIRGANHAPQAFEEPLSAVDGVRTGCAVALGFTPEGSEDEALLILAERAGSEPSEAVEEQIRAAVVAATGVRPHTVRMLEPGTLPRTSSGKLRRAESLRRFLAGELSAPKRMGTVGMMVEMAKSALAMVRAEQDP, from the coding sequence ATGAAAGGCCCCGCGCTGCCCGAGCCGAGGTTCCCCACGGTGAACGCGGCGCTGGCCGCGGCGGCCAGGACGTCGCTGGGGTTGACCTTCGTGGACTCGGCCGAGCGCGAGAGCCGGGTGTCCTGGGCGGAGGTGTACCGCCGCGCGCGCCGGGTCGCCGCGGGGTTGGGGCGGCTGGGGGTGAAGGAGGGCGAGCGCGTGGCGCTCCTGCTGCCGACGTCGCTGGCCTTCATGGATGCGTACTTCGGCTCCCTGCTCGCGGGCGCGGTGCCGGTGCCGCTCTATCCGCCGGTGCGGCTGGGGCGGCTGGAGGAGTACCACCGGGCCACCTCGCGCATGCTCCAGGTGACGGGCGCGTGCCTGGTGCTGACGGACTCGCGGGTGCGTTTGCTCTTGGGGCCGAGCGTGGAGAAGGCGCGGCCTCGGAGCGGGTGCCTCACGGTGGACGAGGTGCTGCGGGGCGAGGACGAGCGCGAGGTGGCCGTGCGTCCCGAGTCCCTGGGCCTCGTCCAGTTCTCGTCGGGCTCGACGGTGGACCCCAAGCCGGTGGCGCTGACGCAGCACGCGCTCATGGCCCAGGTGGCCGCGCTGGAGTTGGCCATGCCCCTGCCGCCGGGGACGCCTCCGGTGGGGGTGAGCTGGCTGCCGCTGTACCACGACATGGGGCTCATCGGCTGTCTGCTGTCGGCGCTGTACTACCCGGGCAACCTGGTGTTGTTGCCGCCCGAGGTGTTCCTCGCGCGGCCCGCGCTGTGGCTGCGCGCGTTGTCGCGTCACCGGGGCTTCATCTCTCCCGCGCCCAACTTCGCCTATGGGTTGTGTCTCAAGCGCGTGAAGGACGCGGAGATGGAGGGCATGGACCTCTCGGGCTGGCGCCACGCGCTCAACGGCGCGGAGCCCGTGTCGGCGGACACGCTGCGCCGCTTCGCCGAGCGCTTCGAGCGCTGGGGCTTCTCGGCCCGCTCCATGCGGCCGGTGTATGGGCTGTCCGAGGCGTCGCTCGCCGTCACGTTCCCGCCCGAGGGCCGGGGCCCGCGCGTGCTGAACGTGGACCCCGGTGTGCTGGCGCGAGAGGGGCGGGTGGAGGCGGGCGCACGAGGACTCGTCAGCGTGGGGAGTCCCGTGGCGGGCTTCGAGGTGGAGATCCGCGACGGTGACGGCGGCGTGCTGCCGGATGGGCGCGCGGGACGGGTCTTCGCGCGGGGGCCGTCGGTGATGGCGGGCTACTTCGAGGACGCGGCGGCGACGGCGCGCACGCTCACGGCGGACGGCTGGCTGGACACAGGAGACCTGGGCTTCCTCGAGGACGGCGAGCTGTACCTGACGGGCCGAGCCAAGGACGTGGTCATCATCCGAGGCGCGAACCACGCGCCCCAGGCCTTCGAGGAGCCGCTGAGCGCGGTGGACGGCGTGCGCACGGGCTGCGCGGTGGCGCTGGGCTTCACGCCCGAGGGCAGCGAGGACGAGGCGCTGCTCATCCTGGCCGAGCGCGCGGGGTCGGAGCCGAGCGAGGCCGTGGAGGAGCAGATTCGCGCGGCCGTGGTGGCCGCCACCGGCGTGCGACCGCACACGGTGCGGATGTTGGAGCCCGGGACCCTGCCGCGCACGTCGAGCGGGAAGCTGCGGCGCGCCGAGTCGCTGCGGCGCTTCCTCGCGGGTGAGCTGTCCGCGCCCAAGCGGATGGGGACGGTGGGGATGATGGTGGAGATGGCGAAGAGCGCGCTGGCGATGGTGCGGGCGGAGCAGGATCCGTGA
- a CDS encoding acyl carrier protein, with protein MRENSPGAPASFRRFVVVEPVSQQVLAEIRRIALEELEWKGEVEPRHDLLMDLQLDSLGLTVLAVGLENRFRVRLSEEDAEGVKTVEDLMRLVAERAAQSTTEVRP; from the coding sequence ATGCGCGAGAATTCTCCCGGCGCCCCCGCTTCATTCCGGAGGTTCGTCGTGGTTGAGCCCGTGTCGCAGCAGGTGCTGGCGGAGATACGCCGCATCGCCCTCGAGGAGCTGGAGTGGAAGGGCGAGGTGGAGCCGCGGCATGACCTCTTGATGGACCTTCAGTTGGACAGCCTGGGCCTGACGGTGCTGGCGGTGGGCTTGGAGAATCGCTTCCGCGTGCGGCTGTCGGAGGAGGACGCGGAGGGCGTGAAGACGGTGGAGGACCTGATGCGGTTGGTGGCGGAGCGCGCCGCGCAAAGCACGACGGAGGTCCGTCCATGA
- a CDS encoding type III polyketide synthase, which yields MHSASGQDTAPFVHAVGRALPPHYATQEQLIATFREVWATRHYNLERLEELHRAVQVGGRHLALPLEEYRPLVTFQQRNDAWIRVATDLSEEVVRRALDAVGLKPTEVDHVFFVTVTGIATPSIDARLVNRLPLRSDVKRTPIFGLGCVAGAAGLARAADYLRAFPEHTALVVATELCSLTLQREDLSIPNIIASGLFGDGAACAVLRGARAGRTGPRVVASRSVFYPDTERVMGWDVVDSGFKVVLSAKVPQLVKDRIRGNVDDFLAAHGLKRSDVRHWVAHTGGPKVLEAFETSLELAPGTLERSWASLREVGNLSSASVLFVLDETLRTAGARPGDWGVVMAMGPGFCSEMVLLRW from the coding sequence ATGCACAGTGCATCCGGCCAGGACACCGCGCCCTTCGTCCATGCCGTGGGGCGGGCACTTCCTCCGCACTACGCCACGCAGGAGCAGCTCATCGCCACGTTCCGCGAGGTGTGGGCCACGCGCCACTACAACCTCGAGCGGCTGGAGGAGCTGCACCGCGCGGTGCAGGTGGGGGGCCGCCATCTGGCGCTGCCGTTGGAGGAATACCGGCCACTCGTCACCTTTCAGCAGCGCAACGACGCGTGGATTCGAGTCGCCACGGACCTGAGCGAGGAGGTGGTGCGGCGCGCGCTGGACGCCGTCGGCTTGAAGCCCACCGAGGTGGACCACGTCTTCTTCGTCACGGTGACGGGCATTGCCACGCCGAGCATCGATGCGCGGCTGGTCAACCGGCTGCCGCTGCGCAGCGACGTCAAGCGCACCCCCATCTTCGGCCTGGGCTGCGTGGCGGGCGCGGCGGGCCTGGCGCGCGCGGCGGATTACCTTCGCGCGTTCCCAGAGCACACCGCGCTCGTCGTCGCCACGGAGTTGTGCTCGCTGACGTTGCAGCGCGAGGACCTGTCCATCCCCAACATCATCGCGTCCGGATTGTTTGGCGACGGCGCCGCGTGCGCGGTGCTGCGGGGCGCGCGCGCGGGGAGGACAGGGCCGCGCGTGGTGGCCTCGCGCTCCGTCTTCTACCCAGACACCGAGCGCGTCATGGGTTGGGACGTGGTGGACTCGGGCTTCAAGGTGGTGCTGTCCGCCAAGGTGCCGCAGCTCGTGAAGGACCGCATCCGGGGCAACGTGGATGACTTCCTCGCGGCGCACGGCCTGAAGCGCTCTGACGTGCGGCACTGGGTGGCGCACACGGGCGGGCCCAAGGTGTTGGAGGCGTTCGAGACGTCGCTGGAGCTGGCGCCTGGGACGCTGGAGCGTTCCTGGGCGTCGCTGCGAGAGGTGGGCAACCTGTCCAGTGCGTCCGTGCTCTTCGTGCTGGATGAAACGCTGCGCACGGCTGGGGCGCGGCCCGGGGACTGGGGCGTGGTGATGGCGATGGGGCCCGGCTTCTGTTCGGAAATGGTGCTGCTGCGATGGTGA
- the glgC gene encoding glucose-1-phosphate adenylyltransferase — translation MGMRILGMVLAGGQGTRLAPLTLKRSKPAVPFGSKFRIIDFALNNFINSGIFSIYVLTQFRAQSLTEHIQRGWRFGSVLLSDYFITLVPAQMYRFEELGPVWYRGTADAIYQNMHLLENHRPDHVAIFSGDHIYKMNVAHMLELHESQRADITIAAYPTPLADAHRFGVMQVDERGRVTEFHEKPKDPRPMPGRPDMALASMGNYIFRAKVLAELLELDARSEGSAHDFGKDVLPRALRDGYHIQTYDFHRNPIPGQTAPNTYWRDVGTLEAYHEASMDLVSVNPEFDIFNPDWPLRSASEYSPPAKFVHESGDRVGRALNSMVAGGCIISGGVVRNSILFRRARVNSYASVERSVIFDEVDIGRHAQVKNAIIDKGVRVPPDTKVGFDVVQDRARGFTVTDNGIVVVPKNYRFD, via the coding sequence ATGGGGATGCGCATCCTTGGGATGGTTCTTGCGGGCGGGCAGGGAACACGGCTGGCGCCACTGACGCTCAAGCGCTCGAAGCCGGCGGTTCCCTTCGGGTCGAAGTTCCGCATCATCGACTTCGCCCTCAACAACTTCATCAACTCGGGCATCTTCTCCATCTACGTGCTGACGCAGTTCCGTGCGCAGTCGCTCACGGAGCACATCCAGCGCGGATGGCGGTTCGGCTCGGTGCTGCTGTCGGACTACTTCATCACGCTGGTGCCGGCGCAGATGTACCGCTTCGAGGAGCTGGGGCCCGTCTGGTACCGAGGCACGGCCGACGCCATCTACCAGAACATGCACTTGCTGGAGAATCACCGGCCGGATCACGTGGCCATCTTCTCCGGGGACCACATCTACAAGATGAATGTGGCCCACATGCTGGAGCTGCATGAGTCCCAGCGCGCGGACATCACCATCGCGGCGTACCCCACGCCGCTGGCGGACGCGCACCGCTTCGGCGTCATGCAGGTGGACGAGCGCGGCCGCGTCACCGAGTTCCACGAGAAGCCCAAGGACCCGCGCCCCATGCCCGGCCGCCCGGACATGGCGCTGGCCAGCATGGGCAACTACATCTTCCGCGCGAAGGTGCTCGCGGAGCTGCTGGAGCTGGACGCGCGCTCGGAGGGCTCGGCGCACGACTTCGGCAAGGACGTGCTGCCGCGCGCGCTGCGCGACGGCTACCACATCCAGACCTACGACTTTCACCGCAACCCCATCCCCGGCCAGACCGCGCCCAACACCTACTGGCGCGACGTGGGGACGCTGGAGGCCTACCACGAGGCCTCCATGGACCTGGTGTCGGTCAACCCCGAGTTCGACATCTTCAACCCGGACTGGCCGCTGCGCAGCGCGAGCGAGTACAGCCCGCCCGCCAAGTTCGTGCACGAGTCCGGGGACCGGGTGGGCCGCGCGCTCAACTCCATGGTGGCCGGTGGCTGCATCATCTCCGGCGGCGTGGTGCGCAACAGCATCCTGTTCCGCCGCGCGCGGGTGAACAGCTACGCGAGCGTGGAGCGCTCGGTCATCTTCGACGAGGTGGACATCGGCCGGCACGCGCAGGTGAAGAACGCCATCATCGACAAGGGCGTGCGTGTGCCGCCCGACACGAAGGTGGGCTTCGACGTCGTGCAGGACCGGGCGCGCGGCTTCACCGTCACGGACAACGGCATCGTCGTGGTGCCCAAGAACTATCGCTTCGACTGA
- the modC gene encoding molybdenum ABC transporter ATP-binding protein, producing MMALSFRLPLARFPLEVDARFASASVAVMGRSGSGKTSLLEVLAGLRRGARGRVVVGGRVLLDSAARVDLPPEARRMGYVPQDALLFPHLSVEQNVRFGARGGRGARVDEALALLELEPLLRRYPATLSGGEKQRVALARALASAPDLLLLDEPLAALDVALKERVLPYLLRVRDEARVPMLYVTHQLGEARALAREALLLDGGRALALGPADAVLGSAARGVLAAEGDAEENILEGVLERPDGHGPRLRVTPELALWVPDGPGVVTGARAAYAVPAEDILLSTGPLVGVSARNVMAGVVAALEPAGPGGCAASVEVAGHRWVVRLTQVSVDELGLTKGMRVHLAVKTAACRRLR from the coding sequence ATGATGGCGCTGTCGTTCCGCCTGCCGCTGGCGCGCTTCCCGCTGGAGGTCGATGCGCGCTTCGCCTCGGCGTCGGTGGCGGTGATGGGGCGCTCGGGCTCGGGGAAGACGTCGCTGCTGGAGGTGCTGGCCGGGCTGCGTCGCGGCGCGCGGGGGCGGGTGGTGGTGGGTGGGCGGGTGCTGCTGGACAGCGCGGCGCGGGTGGACCTGCCCCCCGAGGCGCGGCGCATGGGCTACGTGCCGCAGGACGCGCTGCTCTTCCCTCACCTCTCCGTGGAGCAGAACGTGCGCTTCGGCGCGCGCGGTGGCCGGGGCGCGCGCGTGGACGAGGCGCTGGCCCTGCTGGAGCTGGAGCCGCTGCTGCGCCGCTATCCCGCCACGTTGTCCGGAGGAGAGAAGCAGCGCGTGGCCCTGGCGCGGGCGCTCGCGAGCGCGCCCGACCTCTTGCTCCTGGATGAGCCCCTGGCCGCGCTGGACGTGGCGCTGAAGGAGCGCGTGCTGCCGTACCTGCTGCGCGTGCGCGATGAGGCGCGCGTTCCCATGCTCTACGTCACGCATCAGCTCGGCGAGGCGCGCGCGCTGGCGCGGGAGGCGCTGCTGCTGGACGGCGGCCGGGCGCTCGCGCTGGGCCCGGCGGACGCGGTGCTGGGCTCGGCCGCGCGCGGCGTGCTCGCGGCGGAGGGCGACGCGGAGGAGAACATCCTGGAGGGCGTGCTCGAGCGCCCCGACGGCCACGGCCCCCGGCTGCGGGTGACGCCGGAGCTGGCGCTGTGGGTGCCGGACGGGCCTGGGGTGGTGACAGGCGCGCGCGCGGCCTATGCGGTCCCCGCCGAGGACATCCTCCTGTCCACGGGGCCCCTGGTGGGTGTCTCCGCGCGCAACGTGATGGCGGGCGTGGTGGCGGCGCTGGAGCCCGCGGGGCCGGGCGGGTGCGCGGCCTCGGTGGAGGTGGCGGGACACCGCTGGGTGGTGCGGCTTACCCAGGTCTCCGTTGACGAGCTCGGGCTGACGAAGGGGATGCGGGTGCACCTGGCGGTGAAGACCGCCGCGTGCCGCCGGCTGCGCTGA
- the modB gene encoding molybdate ABC transporter permease subunit: MTEGLPGLVLFTLTVAALATVLILPPGVAAAYALARWRGPGKGVVETVLALPLVLPPTAVGLVLLEVLARDAPLGRLLDGLGVDVVFTPKAVVLAGAVMAFPLLVRSARAGFEEVDPRLVAVARTLGDTRARAFFRVTLPLAWRGVLTGTLFAFSRALGEFGATVLVAGNIPGRTQTLSLAIFQRTQMGRDGEALTLAGVAALLAFGAMYVAEAVSRRRGARVRA; this comes from the coding sequence GTGACGGAGGGCCTGCCCGGGCTCGTGCTGTTCACGCTGACGGTGGCCGCGCTCGCGACCGTGCTCATCCTGCCGCCCGGCGTGGCGGCGGCGTACGCGCTGGCGCGGTGGCGGGGCCCAGGCAAGGGCGTGGTGGAGACGGTGCTGGCCTTGCCGCTCGTGTTGCCGCCCACGGCCGTGGGGCTGGTGCTCTTGGAGGTGCTCGCGCGCGATGCGCCGTTGGGCAGACTGCTGGATGGCCTGGGGGTGGACGTCGTCTTCACGCCCAAGGCGGTGGTGCTGGCGGGCGCGGTGATGGCGTTCCCGTTGCTGGTGCGCTCGGCGCGCGCGGGCTTCGAGGAGGTGGACCCTCGGTTGGTGGCGGTGGCGCGCACGCTGGGGGACACGCGCGCGCGGGCGTTCTTCCGCGTCACGCTGCCGCTCGCCTGGCGCGGCGTGCTGACCGGAACGCTGTTCGCGTTCTCTCGCGCGCTCGGTGAGTTCGGCGCCACGGTGCTGGTGGCGGGCAACATCCCCGGGCGCACGCAGACGTTGTCGCTGGCCATCTTCCAGCGGACGCAGATGGGGCGCGATGGCGAGGCGCTGACGTTGGCGGGCGTGGCGGCGCTGCTCGCGTTCGGCGCGATGTACGTGGCCGAGGCCGTGTCGCGGCGTCGCGGCGCGCGGGTGCGCGCATGA
- the modA gene encoding molybdate ABC transporter substrate-binding protein, which yields MRALLLVSLMVLVTLPARAERALVFAAASTQDALQELAPAFTRATGHEVAFSFGGSGDLSRQIVAGAPADAFLSADVAKLESVQKAGLVRAGARVDLLSNRLVVVVPADAKAAAPRSAADLAGLSRVVLADPTSVPAGVYAKAWLEKVGAWRAVEPRVIPALDVRAALAAVEAGRVDAGVVYATDASLSKKVRVAFAVPEADTPAIVYPVAALTGGKGPEAGLAFVRFLQTEPARRVFARLGFVVLGGARKSSP from the coding sequence ATGCGCGCCCTGCTGCTCGTGTCGCTGATGGTCTTGGTGACGCTGCCCGCCCGAGCGGAGCGGGCGCTCGTGTTCGCCGCGGCCAGCACGCAGGACGCGCTCCAGGAGCTGGCCCCTGCCTTCACTCGGGCGACGGGGCACGAGGTCGCCTTCTCATTCGGTGGGTCGGGCGACCTGTCGCGTCAGATTGTGGCGGGTGCTCCGGCGGATGCCTTCCTCTCCGCGGACGTGGCGAAGCTGGAGTCCGTGCAGAAGGCGGGGCTCGTGCGGGCGGGGGCTCGCGTGGACCTGCTCTCCAATCGGTTGGTGGTGGTGGTGCCGGCGGACGCGAAGGCCGCGGCGCCTCGCTCGGCGGCCGACCTGGCGGGCTTGTCTCGGGTGGTGCTGGCGGACCCCACCAGCGTGCCCGCCGGAGTGTACGCGAAAGCGTGGCTGGAGAAGGTGGGGGCGTGGCGGGCGGTGGAGCCTCGCGTCATCCCCGCGCTCGATGTGCGCGCCGCGCTGGCCGCGGTGGAGGCGGGCCGGGTGGACGCGGGCGTGGTGTACGCGACGGACGCGTCGCTCTCCAAGAAGGTGCGCGTGGCCTTCGCGGTCCCGGAAGCGGACACGCCTGCCATCGTGTACCCGGTGGCGGCGCTGACGGGGGGCAAGGGCCCGGAGGCGGGGCTCGCGTTCGTGCGCTTCCTGCAGACGGAGCCCGCGCGTCGGGTGTTCGCGCGCCTGGGCTTCGTCGTGCTGGGTGGCGCGAGGAAGTCGTCGCCGTGA
- a CDS encoding MarR family transcriptional regulator, whose product MFSLGRRRSLRDPIAATCEQLQFTAPQVHALLWLGLDGALTMGELARRLGVTEKTVTGVVDRLEREGQMQRERSASDRRIVLCRLTQQGQQTYQRLDRFIHQAMGMFLGMLDMSDRKALFRILEKVLRRLDAQALGPVASSRSAS is encoded by the coding sequence ATGTTCTCGCTCGGCAGACGCCGCTCACTCCGTGACCCCATCGCCGCCACGTGCGAACAACTCCAGTTCACCGCGCCGCAGGTCCACGCGCTGCTGTGGCTGGGACTGGACGGCGCGCTGACCATGGGTGAGCTGGCTCGGCGGCTCGGCGTCACGGAGAAGACGGTGACGGGCGTGGTCGACCGGCTGGAGCGCGAGGGCCAGATGCAGCGCGAGCGCAGCGCCTCCGACCGCCGCATCGTGCTCTGCCGGCTGACGCAGCAGGGGCAGCAGACCTATCAGCGGCTCGACCGCTTCATCCACCAGGCCATGGGCATGTTCCTGGGCATGCTCGACATGAGCGACCGCAAGGCGCTCTTCCGCATCCTGGAGAAGGTGCTGCGCCGGCTGGACGCGCAGGCGCTCGGTCCGGTGGCCAGCTCGCGCTCGGCCAGCTAG
- a CDS encoding YdcF family protein — translation MRPLALRPKTGPVPRWLLALVGVLTCGVFGLAWWVDRFGQRERAEPADALVVLGARVLPGGVASGPLQARVEKAVELYRQGVAPRFVFSGGVGVNPPSEARVMAALAMRMGVPSEAITLEEESHSTEQNARHSAELLRAFGAKRVVVVSDPYHLLRARQYFRLAGLEVATSPALLTERNVALVDRVYWTVREAIALLLHPRVLLARAPESPRD, via the coding sequence GTGCGTCCTCTTGCCCTGCGTCCCAAGACAGGCCCTGTCCCGCGCTGGTTGCTCGCCCTCGTGGGCGTGCTGACGTGCGGCGTCTTCGGGCTGGCGTGGTGGGTGGATCGCTTCGGCCAGCGCGAGCGCGCCGAGCCCGCGGACGCGCTGGTGGTGCTGGGCGCGCGGGTGCTGCCTGGCGGCGTCGCCTCGGGGCCGCTCCAGGCCCGCGTGGAGAAGGCCGTGGAGCTGTACCGGCAAGGCGTGGCGCCGCGCTTCGTCTTCTCAGGGGGCGTGGGGGTGAACCCGCCGTCGGAGGCGCGGGTGATGGCGGCGCTCGCCATGCGGATGGGCGTGCCCTCCGAGGCCATCACGCTGGAGGAGGAGAGCCACTCCACCGAGCAGAACGCGCGCCACAGCGCTGAGTTGCTGCGGGCATTCGGCGCGAAGCGCGTGGTGGTGGTGTCGGATCCGTATCACCTGCTGCGCGCGCGGCAGTACTTCCGGCTGGCGGGGCTGGAGGTGGCCACGAGCCCGGCGCTGCTCACCGAGCGCAACGTGGCGCTGGTGGACCGCGTGTACTGGACCGTGCGCGAGGCCATCGCGCTGCTCTTGCATCCGCGTGTGTTGCTGGCGCGCGCGCCCGAGTCACCCCGCGACTAG